A portion of the Candidatus Pristimantibacillus lignocellulolyticus genome contains these proteins:
- a CDS encoding 2-keto-3-deoxygluconate permease: protein MKIKATLDRIPGGMMVVPLLLGACINTIAPNALRIGGFTEALFVNSGSALIALFLLIAGTQINFKTAGSAVGKGVTLLVFKWVIGAAFGLIAIMFAGSNGLFLGLAPLAIIAAMTNSNGGLYIALAGQYGKEDDKAAYPFLALSDGPFLTMVALSVFGAMGFAEGMFSPISFVAVLLPLAVGIIIGNLDHDMGKWLSNGSDKLVPFFAFALGMGINFSSIVKGGLSGILLGVLTVLFTGGIGYLLFKKIGWNPIVGASEGSTAGNAVGTPAAIVAANASFAPIAEIATVQIAASVVTTAILLPIFIGFLAKRLEKSGGVAKYNESKA, encoded by the coding sequence ATGAAAATTAAAGCGACATTAGATCGTATTCCTGGTGGAATGATGGTTGTGCCATTGTTATTAGGGGCATGTATTAATACAATAGCGCCTAATGCATTAAGAATTGGTGGTTTCACTGAAGCGCTATTTGTAAATAGTGGTAGTGCGCTTATCGCATTATTTCTATTGATTGCTGGAACGCAAATTAATTTCAAAACAGCAGGCTCAGCTGTTGGTAAAGGTGTTACGCTGTTAGTATTTAAGTGGGTGATTGGTGCAGCATTCGGTTTAATTGCCATAATGTTCGCAGGTTCCAATGGTTTATTTCTAGGATTAGCACCACTTGCAATTATTGCTGCGATGACGAATTCCAATGGTGGACTGTACATCGCATTAGCAGGACAATATGGTAAAGAAGATGACAAAGCAGCCTATCCATTTTTGGCATTGAGTGATGGACCATTTCTAACGATGGTAGCACTTTCAGTGTTCGGAGCAATGGGCTTTGCTGAAGGGATGTTCTCTCCAATTTCTTTTGTGGCGGTACTACTTCCGCTAGCTGTTGGTATTATTATTGGTAACCTCGATCATGATATGGGTAAGTGGTTATCTAACGGTAGCGATAAGCTTGTTCCATTTTTCGCTTTTGCACTAGGTATGGGTATCAACTTTAGTTCCATTGTTAAAGGTGGATTAAGCGGAATATTACTGGGTGTCCTTACGGTTCTATTTACAGGTGGTATTGGTTATCTATTATTTAAGAAAATTGGATGGAATCCAATTGTTGGGGCTTCAGAAGGTTCAACTGCAGGTAATGCCGTTGGTACACCAGCTGCGATTGTAGCTGCGAATGCTTCTTTTGCACCAATAGCTGAAATAGCAACTGTTCAAATTGCAGCGAGTGTAGTGACAACGGCCATACTGCTTCCTATATTTATTGGCTTCTTGGCGAAACGGCTAGAGAAATCAGGTGGCGTTGCAAAATATAACGAATCGAAAGCCTGA
- a CDS encoding four-carbon acid sugar kinase family protein has product MKLAIIADDLTGANDSGVQLARHGLKTSVLFDMDEHNISRYEAVVFDTDSRSVSREESYNRVQSAANFLLNAGFTNIFKKIDSTMRGNIGAEIDALYDTVKPDFIMIAPGYPKNNRTIIQSTHYLNGIPLAETEIAKDPKTPVLISYLPDLLKEQTDKDIACITLNDLSQGKQHIAQQLKQFKHNNTPYIIIDSTEEIHLEQILNVVKDMDYKFSWVGSAGIANYLPAYYELPEKKTELTLAANKGPILTVIGSVNKNSRAQLKVLLDQANVHAIAFHSYMAVSDQSIRNEEINNVYKEAESMALEGKDIVIYSTAEQQDIEQAWSTGEVRGLSHTEISNEIVKAIGEVCAKLLEKGYFKGVSMTGGDTAKQICLRWNIKGFELLDELEIGVPISKFIGIDNLHVITKAGGFGRPEVFINAITKLKGGQL; this is encoded by the coding sequence ATGAAATTAGCAATTATTGCAGATGATTTAACTGGAGCGAACGATAGCGGGGTTCAATTAGCACGTCATGGCTTGAAGACATCCGTTCTTTTCGATATGGATGAACACAATATTAGTAGATATGAGGCTGTTGTGTTTGATACAGATAGCCGATCAGTAAGCAGAGAAGAGTCCTACAACAGAGTTCAATCCGCAGCTAATTTTTTGCTTAATGCTGGGTTTACTAATATTTTCAAAAAAATAGATTCCACTATGCGTGGAAATATAGGAGCAGAAATCGATGCTCTATATGATACGGTGAAACCGGATTTTATAATGATCGCTCCTGGATATCCTAAAAATAACCGTACTATTATACAATCAACGCATTATTTAAATGGGATTCCATTAGCTGAGACAGAAATTGCAAAGGATCCAAAGACACCAGTTCTAATTTCATATTTGCCTGATCTTCTTAAGGAACAAACAGACAAAGACATAGCGTGTATTACGCTTAATGATTTGTCTCAAGGGAAACAACATATTGCTCAGCAATTGAAGCAATTTAAGCATAACAATACTCCTTATATCATCATCGATTCTACTGAAGAGATTCATCTTGAACAAATATTGAATGTAGTGAAGGATATGGATTATAAATTCTCATGGGTAGGTTCTGCTGGAATTGCTAATTATTTGCCTGCTTATTATGAATTACCTGAAAAGAAAACAGAGCTGACGCTGGCTGCTAATAAAGGTCCTATTCTTACAGTGATCGGTAGTGTGAATAAAAATTCCAGAGCTCAGCTAAAAGTGCTTTTAGATCAAGCAAACGTCCATGCAATCGCTTTTCACTCTTATATGGCAGTTTCTGATCAATCGATTAGAAATGAAGAAATAAATAATGTTTATAAGGAAGCTGAATCTATGGCTTTAGAGGGTAAAGACATTGTTATTTATTCTACTGCCGAACAACAAGATATTGAACAAGCATGGAGCACGGGAGAGGTAAGAGGATTAAGCCACACGGAAATTAGTAATGAAATAGTTAAAGCTATTGGTGAGGTATGTGCGAAGCTACTGGAAAAAGGTTATTTCAAAGGTGTATCTATGACAGGTGGAGATACCGCCAAGCAAATTTGCTTACGCTGGAATATTAAAGGTTTTGAATTGTTGGATGAATTAGAAATTGGCGTGCCAATCTCTAAATTTATTGGAATCGACAATCTACACGTTATTACTAAAGCGGGTGGATTTGGCAGACCCGAAGTATTTATTAATGCTATAACTAAATTAAAAGGTGGGCAATTATAA
- the pdxA gene encoding 4-hydroxythreonine-4-phosphate dehydrogenase PdxA encodes MRPIVGITMGDAAGIGPEIIVKALAHQEMYDKCRPLVIGDAKILERVIPIVHSSLSIRTVQSPSEASYEHGVIDVIDLNLVPADLPFGEVSAIAGDAAFQFLARAIELAKDHQIHSICTAPLNKEALHLGGHMYPGHTEILAHLTDTEDFSMMLTTPNLRVIHLTTHMGLIDAIASIDPERTYTVVKLAYDTLKKAGFDNPRVAVCGINPHAGENGLFGYGEEEQKLMPGIERAQAEGINVVGPLPADTLFFRAGRGDFDIVVACYHDQGHAPVKVMGIEEGVNITVGLKGGVIRTSVDHGTAFDIAGKNIAEDKSMLAAIRSAIELAPKQW; translated from the coding sequence ATGAGACCAATTGTTGGAATTACAATGGGCGATGCCGCTGGTATCGGACCTGAAATTATCGTAAAAGCATTAGCACATCAGGAAATGTATGATAAATGTAGACCTCTAGTAATTGGAGATGCCAAAATACTAGAACGAGTTATACCAATCGTTCATTCGTCTTTGTCGATACGTACTGTTCAATCTCCATCAGAAGCGAGCTATGAACATGGTGTAATTGATGTGATTGATTTGAATTTAGTACCTGCTGACCTGCCATTTGGCGAAGTTTCTGCCATTGCGGGAGACGCAGCATTTCAGTTTCTAGCCAGAGCGATTGAATTGGCTAAAGATCATCAAATTCATTCTATTTGTACCGCTCCTTTAAACAAAGAAGCATTACACTTAGGTGGACATATGTATCCAGGGCATACTGAAATTTTAGCTCATTTAACAGATACTGAAGATTTCTCTATGATGTTAACAACACCTAATTTACGAGTTATTCATTTAACAACTCATATGGGACTTATTGATGCTATTGCTAGTATTGATCCAGAAAGAACGTATACTGTCGTAAAACTTGCTTATGATACGCTGAAAAAAGCAGGGTTTGATAATCCTCGAGTTGCTGTGTGTGGAATTAACCCTCATGCGGGTGAAAATGGTCTATTTGGGTATGGTGAGGAAGAACAGAAATTAATGCCGGGTATTGAACGTGCACAAGCAGAGGGTATTAATGTAGTTGGTCCACTACCAGCAGATACACTGTTTTTCAGAGCGGGTAGAGGCGACTTTGATATTGTCGTTGCTTGTTACCACGACCAAGGACATGCTCCTGTGAAGGTGATGGGAATCGAAGAAGGTGTTAATATTACAGTCGGTCTTAAAGGTGGCGTAATTAGGACATCTGTTGATCATGGAACAGCTTTTGACATTGCAGGCAAAAATATTGCTGAAGATAAGAGTATGCTTGCTGCTATCCGTTCAGCGATTGAATTAGCTCCGAAACAATGGTAA